From the genome of Triticum aestivum cultivar Chinese Spring chromosome 3B, IWGSC CS RefSeq v2.1, whole genome shotgun sequence, one region includes:
- the LOC123065350 gene encoding calmodulin-binding protein 25-like yields MANTCASLDTAWSHLPASAPAPWQYAAWFSSAAAAFENDALATALARASASASPSSPTPSSSSTTTSSASELSCAPYVSCRPASAAAARHCTGRVSKRKPRVSRRPQTTYITADPANFRRMVQEITGYALPGAERASAVPAPPRPDPLAFVLPTLDTSACFLLDQGQAPSLRQQRWEDKTSGGAAAATAMPGMAGDSSLRLMQELEAMMSAPPAVSSFPTLESWGMI; encoded by the coding sequence atggcCAACACCTGCGCCAGCCTCGACACCGCCTGGTCCCACCTCCCCGCGTCCGCCCCGGCTCCCTGGCAATACGCCGCCTGGttctcctctgccgccgccgccttcgaGAACGACGCGCTCGCCACCGCGCTCGctcgcgcctccgcctccgcctcgccctcctccccgaccccttcctcctcctccaccaccacctcctccgcgtCCGAGCTGTCCTGCGCCCCGTACGTAAGCTGCAGGCCAGcctccgcggcggcggcgcggcactgCACGGGCCGCGTCTCCAAGCGGAAGCCCCGGGTGTCCCGCCGCCCGCAGACCACGTACATCACCGCCGACCCGGCCAACTTCCGTCGCATGGTGCAGGAGATCACCGGCTACGCCCTTCCCGGCGCGGAGAGAGCCTCCGCCGTGCCAGCGCCGCCCAGGCCGGACCCGCTCGCTTTCGTGCTCCCGACGCTGGACACGTCCGCCTGCTTCTTGCTGGACCAGGGCCAGGCGCCGTCGCTGCGGCAGCAGCGTTGGGAGGACAAGACGTcgggcggagcggcggcggcgacagcaatGCCCGGGATGGCGGGCGACTCGTCGCTGCGGCTGATGCAGGAGCTGGAGGCGATGATGAGCGCGCCGCCCGCCGTGTCCTCCTTCCCGACGTTGGAGAGCTGGGGGATGATCTGA